The following proteins are co-located in the Tripterygium wilfordii isolate XIE 37 chromosome 2, ASM1340144v1, whole genome shotgun sequence genome:
- the LOC120010426 gene encoding uncharacterized protein LOC120010426: MVRAPVDRSEGQISGADIDDRAVPRPGRELYEMEQLRKTNPPEFSGEGEGFEAGEWLRQMSRRLETLAIPDNKRMTPEMTVSQYTKKYEELYKYGKKYALDDESKAEKYRDGLLPSISRMVIASTVRTYDETVDMALELEREERNSRQYWDVQKGCKASTISGNGGGSQKKPRTEFQGLRGQKVDQGKGSGSRDGKIVCFKCGREGHKKNQCTIIGVKCYGCAPSPALPSTVPSVGRGRGGAKQQTSLTHGRAFALGHNEVSEHPNFIGEGVVLDCVCRFGSIALMADLYVLDFKDFDVILGVDWLTKLHVLMDFWERKVTLNVPEGGITSLITSAPRGDIATPTRVVEEYIDVFPDELPGLPSKREVDFTIELHPNGKPISIPPYRMAPTELKELMTQLEEL; encoded by the exons ATGGTTAGGGCACCAGTGGACCGCAGTGAAGGACAGATTTCAGGAGCTGATATTGATGATAGAGCTGTGCCGAGGCCTGGACGGGAGTTATATGAGATGGAGCAGCTACGTAAGACAAATCCCCCGGAGTTTTCTGGAGAGGGGGAGGGTTTTGAGGCTGGGGAGTGGTTGCGCCAGATGAGCAGGCGATTGGAGACTTTGGCTATACCGGACAATAAGAGGATG ACACCCGAGATGACAGTGTCACAATATACCAAGAAGTATGAGGAGTTGTACAAGTATGGGAAGAAGTATGCTCTGGATGATGAAAGCAAAGCTGAGAAATACCGAGATGGTCTACTCCCGAGCATTAGCAggatggtgattgcttctaCGGTGAGGACTTATGATGAGACGGTGGATATGGCGCTAGAGTTAGAGCGAGAAGAGCGCAACTCCCGCCAGTATTGGGATGTGCAGAAAGGTTGTAAAGCTTCAACAATTAGTGGCAATGGAGGAGGTAGTCAAAAGAAACCGAGGACTGAGTTTCAGGGCTTGAGGGGCCAGAAGGTTGATCAAGGCAAAGGTTCGGGGTCAAGAGATGGCAAGATTGTGTGTTTCAAGTGCGGTCGGGAGGGCCATAAGAAGAATCAGTGCACCATCATAGGAGTCAAgtgttatgggtgtg CTCCTAGTccagctcttccttctactgttCCGTCAGTTGGGAGGGGGCGAGGTGGGGCTAAGCAGCAAACATCATTGACTCATgggagagcatttgcattgGGACATAATGAGGTATCTGagcatcctaacttcattggag AGGGTGtagttcttgattgtgtgtgccGGTTTGGTAGTATAGCTCTAATGGCTGATTTGTAtgtcttagacttcaaggattttgatgtaatccttggagtaGATTGGTTAACAAAGCTTCATGTGTTGATGGATTTTTGGGAGAGGAAGGTCACTCTTAATGTACCGGAAGGAGG gatcacgagtttgattacatcAGCACCTAGGGGTGATATAGCTACTCCGACACGTGTGGTAGAGGAGTACATAGATGTATTTCCGGATGAGTTACCTGGGTTACCATCGAAGAGGGAGGTTGACTTTACCATTGAGTTGCACCCAAATGGTAAGCCAATCTCGATTCCACCATATCGGATGGCTCCGACAGAATTAAAGGAATTGATGactcagttggaagagttgtaa